Below is a window of Macadamia integrifolia cultivar HAES 741 chromosome 8, SCU_Mint_v3, whole genome shotgun sequence DNA.
tcttcaaaTTCTGCTATTTTGAAGCTGAATCATACTTTTGCTAAACCTGACTCCTGTTCACTGCTTTATCATTAATTGATTTCAGTTCAGAACCCTAAATCACCGCTTTCGACTTCTGCTATTCGTTTCGCATTtcagtttcctatttttttcttagttttagttttttagtCATAGTAGCCTAAGGACAGTTCCTTAAGTTGGTTTTAGCTTGCAGATCTATTATCCCTACTAAACTCAGACATTGACCTAAATTTCTGCCGAATCAGAAGAGTTTTATTTCATCTACTAACTTTTCTCTAAATTTGGTTCTTATTCCTAAAAGTGTCGTCCTATCGCAGGCTAATTTCCCACTGGTTTTCCTAGGTTCAAAACCCCACACTATTATTTTACAGCAAACCTTGTTGACTCTCTTCGTAGTTCGTAGTGGAATGCTACTATTGTTGATGATACTATTGTTTCACTATAGTTTTCTTAAGGACTATTGCAAATAGAACCACAAAATTTGATCTCTGGAGTAGCACCACAATATGAACTTGAAGGGTGGGTCTCaccaacccccaaaaaaatagaCCAATGAGATAACATAAGCATCCAGATGCAGTTTTATTGGTGTAGTTTTTACAACATAAAGATGGTTGTAAATCTCATATAGAGTAACGCATACTTTAGAAGACCCTTGAGACTCATCAATGCTGAAACTTGGAGGAGCAGGCCCGAGCAAGTATTCCCatataactaaaaaaaattcaaccatGCAGATCACTTTTTATACATTTCTATGCAATGCATTCATGGTTCTGGTGTTTGTGTATGACAAATCTTCAATACTGATTTGTAAAGATGCCATGAGCAACAAGGTCAAGCCATGTCCATGAAACAAAGGTGAGGAGATACTTCAATTTTCTGCAGCTAAGTGGTATACTGGGTACAGAAAAGGCATTAAACATATTTCAAACTATCTCCATATTCAGTAACAAACACAATAAAGAAACAAACTCCAACATGCAAAGTTCCCCATACCAAGATCAGTGAGGTTCTCTGTTTCAAGATCTCGATCAGATGCTACTCTTTTTTTACTCACTTTTTCCTTCTGGATTAGTGGATCTGTTGCTCCTGACTCCAGATTTTGGAAATCCATCACAGAGTTTTCTGCAATATAGATAGCAAATACATAAGAAAGAGAGATGTACAAACAATGTTAAGGGCTCTTTtctatcacacacacacacataaaaaaaaaagagaggaaaaatccCCAATTGTCCATCGTATCTTCCAATATGTGCTACTTATaatttccctaatttttttacACAAGTAAACTCAATGCAATAAACTTGAATGAACACTTCTGAAATGCATTTCTTTCATGAAAATGTAATACTAGATTATCGCTTGAAAAAGACCTCTAACAGTCTCACTCAACAAACTCCACAACATTAATTCCATTAATaaaaacaaactaaaataaATCATCCCAAGATTTATACAacaaaaactcagccttatcccaactaaatggggtcggctacatggatccttgccctccaatcagatcCATTCGTGGTCATACTAGGTACAAGGCcaaagctatgcatgtctttcctcaccacttcccCTAGGGTCAATTTAGGCCTATCCTAGCTTTTTTTAGTTCTTgcaatctaaatcaaatcacgCCTCTGTAATGGAGCATCCCAAGGCCTACATTGAATATGGCCATGCcatctcaaacaactttctcatagcttatcatgtattgggGCTACTCTCAAATGAGCTCTACTAtggtcattctttactttatccttcttaaTTTTGTCACACATCCATCCaaacattctcatctctgctacacttaGTTTATCTATATAATGCCTCTTAACTACCCAATATTttgcaccatatatcattgtTGGTCATATCTCATATGACCATCCTATAAAATTTCCTTtaagcattaaaaaaataagttgaTATCACAACACTCTGGACACATCTCTTCAtgtcatccatcctattttaattctctatgaacatcatcttctttatttctgatggagcccagatacctaaaataattaCTTTGAAAAATCtccctcatcaattttcaccacctcatcaTCCACCTATTGTAACTAAAGTGACACACCATATGCTCCATCTTTGTTcctacttatcttaaaatcttttgattccaaggttgatcttcaTAACTCCAACTTGACGTCAAtccttgcttttgtctcatccaccgaAATAATGCCATCAGCAAAAAAGCAGACAGcaaggaacctcatcttgaatgtcccTGGTTACATTATCCATGgtaagcacaaacaaataaagacctaaagttgatccttgatgtaacacAATTGGGCTACACCCACgattctcacactagtcaccacaccatcatacatatctttaattatatccacatatttacttgaacacttctcttctctagcaCCCGTtagattaactctctagggactcaATCATAAgctttctctaggtcaataaagatcaTACGGAGATCTTTCTTACAAACTAAATCTATCCATGAGCCTCTTGAGTGGGAAGATATCTTCTATAGTGGATATACctaacataaaaccaaattggctCTCCGTAATAGTAGTCACTCGTCCTAGGTGGGTTTCaataaccctctctctctctctctctcacacacacacacacacacacacacacaaaagtcCAAAAATGGTCAATTTTCTGTTATGAAGTGAATAGAGCATGAAAAAACATGGAGAAAGTTACAAGAAGATTTGTTTATGCTAAACGACTCCTACAATGTTGATAAAGAATGAAATTAACACATAATAGCACAACtcctccaccaaaaaaaaatcagatattCAATAGTAtcaggaaatattttttttcttttctgttggtCATGAAGCAGAAGGACAATTATGACATACCTTTGGCTCTAAAATCCCCATTTtcttgaagacttgaagttACAGTTTCTGAAATCACATCTTTAGCAGTTATAACAATGTCCTCCCCTATATTGGTAATATCAAGGAGATTAAACTGTGGATGATCTGTTGACCCGTAAGCGATAAGGACAGAAACCAGCCCATCCTTTCCTAAATCTTGTAATCTGGCAGCAATAATAGGAATGCGACCCTTCTTGGCACTTCCACTCTTCTGCTGGTTTTCTTCTGCTTTAACAGATTTGACTCTTATCTTAGTAGGGTTTGCCTCCTCTTGTGAAAGGTTTTTCAATTCCCATATATGTGCAATACCCGATTCTGAAACTGAGAGGATGACCAAACCATCTCTGTTATTGCAAGAATTCTGGCAATCTAAAACGAATGGAGGATGTCTCATGGAAAGGATTGATCCAGCAGTTATAGTTTTGGTGCTGGAATCACACTCCCACACTTGAAGCTGCTTCTCGCTGAACCTGGACGTAACAATCGCCTTGGCACCATCAGAGATAGCAATATACTGCACTGGGCTCTGTAACAATAAATGGGATCAGAAGTTTTTCCAGTCACAATGACAAGTTGTAAATATGTGAACACATTGGCACAATTTACCAGATCAGCAAAGCAGTTCTgaatttcttttttgctttccAGGCTGAAAACCCGAATCTTAGTGTGGGCAACAGCACAAGTTTTCTCATCtggaaaaatgagaaagaagtAGTTGTCTCAAACAAGAAAGAAGGTTGCACAAGATATCATGTTAACTGAAGTATAGGAACCAGGATGACTTAACTACTCACCACTAGAAAGGGCAAATGAGGAGACGGGCTTCTTTGAAACCTTGAACTTTTGAATAACTTCTCCAGTTTTAGAGTCCAGCTCAGACGCCAGCCCATCAGTGCCGACAGTGTAAAGACTGTAGCCTTTATTTGCAAAAGAGAGACCTGCAGTTCCACTGAATAGGGAGATACTGTTACTGGCCTGGAAAGATGGAATATAGAAATCTCAACAGAATGTTATACTAAAGAGGTTAGTAGTTTGATCGTTGAACAAAATTAAGCAAGTGCACACattcaaaataaattatttgacctcctataaaaaataataatggaacGGAACATTGTGATTTCACTAAATTTTTACAAAGATATTAGCTACATATATCTACATATCCGTTGACCAAACTAACATACCCAGGGTGGCATCCAGTACATGTCCACTTCCTCTCACCAGTGAAAACATTAATAGCCACAATGTCACCAGCATTTGTGCCAAGAGCAAGTATGAATGTGCCATGTTTTTTGCTACGCTGAAAGATGAAAACGTAGTGAGAAGAAGTCCATGTATCATGTTACCAAAACAACAAAATCGCAACAATGGAAAAACTATTTACCCATAATTACCTTTTTCCCAATGTAACTGCATGCCAAACAAGAATAAGTCATATCAGAGTCCCCATTTAGCTCCTTGCACTCTGCAAAGAGATCTCCATTACCCGTGTTCCAGATCTGCAATTGACAAACTAggttttattcaaaaaatacaATAGACAATGGAGCAAAAAATGAAATCTTCTAAATAATTAAAACGTAATTTCAGTTACTTACTTTTGCTATCCTAGttattgtttaaaaaaatataaaataaaatcaaaaaataaaaccagaaactaacaaaataataatttgtaTTAGCATCTGTTTGGACCCTTGATAGATAATCCAAACTCCTGGAGAACACCCAACTGACACTTGATTTGCTTGGAGTTTGTTCACTACTGTAACATCAACCCAGTTTAGTTCCCACGACCAACTGGAATTCAGCCCAAAACCTAATTTTGCGTAGTTAGATTTCTAATAGAACATGGAGATCTAATTAAGAGGGAAGGAGGAGAACAGAAACCAAACAAACAGTCCAGAACATGCCCCCAAAGCAGAACAACATAAAACACGAGAGCTCAGAGCGAAGTATCAATAATTATCCATGAATCCATCACGTAGCAGCTCCTGAAATATTCTACAACTTACAAATTCAGTCAACATGTGAGAAAAAAACTCCTAAATTTACAAACGAATTTCTTAACTGACAAATTTCTCAAGAAAGATAGAACTTATAGAGGAACAGAACAATTATATTCTTAAGAAATTTGAAGTATCTGGGACATTTCTCTCTATGAACAACCATTCAATGAAAGGATTGACGTATAGTATGAATGAAATCAAACAACTAGTATGGCACGAATTCTCGCACTTCACAAGCAcagaaacacacacacacacatacctTAACGTTTCCAGTTGGAGATAAAGTGGCGAGGAAATCACCCTCAGGAGTGAAAGAACTGACGAGAGATTTCAGATTCTCTCCTCCCATGGCTGCAACAGCGAAGAGGTGAAGCGTTAGTCTGTGTGAGTTCGAGGCTTCAACTAGTAGTCTGTGTCTGAGGCTCTGAGCTTCCGAGGCCTCTGACCGCGCGCGAGAGCGATGAAAGGGATCGAAAGTGGAAGCAGGGTTTTGGAAGCCCTTCTGGTTTAGTTAGACATAAGTTACTTTTACATTTTTGCCCTAAATTTTTACTTGAATACCTAGATTTTTACTTCCCCCAAGTATaaaccaatattttttttttttgggtaagcaGGTGGGGGACTTGGATCTCTGATCCTCCGTGCTGCAACAAGGGTCTGGCACACATTCAACGCCTAAACACGTTTTGGGCTGTGTGTGGCTGTCTTGAATTATTGGCCTGAGCCGCTAGCCGTAGGATGCATGCTAGATGCCCTATTGCACCACTGAGGACTTCAATCCAAAGGGGTTTTGAAAGTTTCATACAACCATTGATGTCCTAATTGTAAATATGATATTGAAAACTctttttttgtagaaaaaatCGACATTGATTTGTATGTGCATTTCCAAGCATATTTCGGGTGTAAGATATCTAGGATTGTAAATTGAATACCTTTGATCTGCTTCCCTCACCTTAACAACGCTACTATGATTTATGGGTGGACCACTTGTATATTTAATATAAGAAAATGTGTTTCATTGACTCTCAATTACTTGATGATAGGAAATTATTGAAACTAGTCTACTACTTAGATTAAAACAAGTGAGATTGGCAAAATGGAGGAATTTTTGAATTATGGAACAATTCACAGGAATTAGATCAACTATTTTTTCTACCATAGTACCACTTCGTGACCTTGGAGCGtagttctcattttttttcctctaacctctttttcaagCCTATTAACGAAGTGATCTTTCTTCTCAAATGGTTAGCATATGTAATTATGAACAAAAAATACACCTCACTATGTCAAATAGAGATATTGATGTAATGAATAATTTAATTTCCATTTCacataaatataatttaaaaaaaaaaatctggtttCATCCTTACCTAATAATGATCTGCAAGGGGGGAGAACGGATCAAGTGATCGCTCGGATCCACTGCTCAAACAATCACCTGATCGTACAAGTCAACGATCaacatttgtcatttttttgtcagatatacccctctttatccttgtaatggtaGAAAGTAGGACAAGTGTTGATCGCTAATTCG
It encodes the following:
- the LOC122087708 gene encoding WD repeat-containing protein 43-like isoform X1; translated protein: MGGENLKSLVSSFTPEGDFLATLSPTGNVKIWNTGNGDLFAECKELNGDSDMTYSCLACSYIGKKRSKKHGTFILALGTNAGDIVAINVFTGERKWTCTGCHPGGTAGLSFANKGYSLYTVGTDGLASELDSKTGEVIQKFKVSKKPVSSFALSSDEKTCAVAHTKIRVFSLESKKEIQNCFADLSPVQYIAISDGAKAIVTSRFSEKQLQVWECDSSTKTITAGSILSMRHPPFVLDCQNSCNNRDGLVILSVSESGIAHIWELKNLSQEEANPTKIRVKSVKAEENQQKSGSAKKGRIPIIAARLQDLGKDGLVSVLIAYGSTDHPQFNLLDITNIGEDIVITAKDVISETVTSSLQENGDFRAKENSVMDFQNLESGATDPLIQKEKVSKKRVASDRDLETENLTDLGHAEAIDRLHVEDDLNEPTMGEKLARLNLLDDDKANTLEIHGSPTEAKPPSADSVHVLLKQALHADDRALLLDCLYTQDEKVIANSTSLLNPSDVLKLLESLVSMIQSSRGAVLACALPWLRNLLLQQASCIMSQETSLLTLNSLYQLIESRVSTFQSALKLSSCVDCLFVGISDDVADETSTIKPVFYEDKDESDEEEPEDAMETDEESEEAMEAINGFSDFEESD
- the LOC122087708 gene encoding WD repeat-containing protein 43-like isoform X2, whose product is MGGENLKSLVSSFTPEGDFLATLSPTGNVKIWNTGNGDLFAECKELNGDSDMTYSCLACSYIGKKRSKKHGTFILALGTNAGDIVAINVFTGERKWTCTGCHPGGTAGLSFANKGYSLYTVGTDGLASELDSKTGEVIQKFKVSKKPVSSFALSSDEKTCAVAHTKIRVFSLESKKEIQNCFADLSPVQYIAISDGAKAIVTSRFSEKQLQVWECDSSTKTITAGSILSMRHPPFVLDCQNSCNNRDGLVILSVSESGIAHIWELKNLSQEEANPTKIRVKSVKAEENQQKSGSAKKGRIPIIAARLQDLGKDGLVSVLIAYGSTDHPQFNLLDITNIGEDIVITAKDVISETVTSSLQENGDFRAKENSVMDFQNLESGATDPLIQKEKVSKKRVASDRDLETENLTDLGHAEAIDRLHVEDDLNEPTMGEKLARLNLLDDDKANTLEIHGSPTEAKPPSADSVHVLLKQALHADDRALLLDCLYTQDEKVIANSTSLLNPSDVLKLLESLVSMIQSRGAVLACALPWLRNLLLQQASCIMSQETSLLTLNSLYQLIESRVSTFQSALKLSSCVDCLFVGISDDVADETSTIKPVFYEDKDESDEEEPEDAMETDEESEEAMEAINGFSDFEESD